A stretch of the uncultured Trichococcus sp. genome encodes the following:
- the sufD gene encoding Fe-S cluster assembly protein SufD, whose amino-acid sequence MLNEEKTSLLDAVRLFSIEKEEPEWMRTKRLEWLEKYEEQAFPLMERISYHRWPLLDTTISAGAYGEELVNSQGLQYDLGDTPKIVQYGNVTLMEQLPQHLIDQGVIFTDLYTAAQDYPELVQEYYMTIAVKPEEDRFTAFHTAFMNSGVFLYVPKNVVIEEPLEALFIQNSHVKESFVKHVLLVADVNSSVKYVERYETEGNEKNSANIIVEVITKTGAQVKFSAVDTMGENTSVYINRRGHLLKDSSIDWAIGVMNDGNVISDFDSDLIGDGSHSEIKVVAVSTGRQVQGIDTRVTNYGKHSIGHILQHGVIMDRSTLTFNGIGHIIKGAKGADAQQESRVLMLSDNARGDANPILLIDENDVTAGHAASVGRVDPEEMFYLLSRGIPKAEAERLVIRGFLGTVIAAIPVKEIREGLVEMIERKLMKL is encoded by the coding sequence ATGCTGAACGAAGAAAAAACGTCCTTGTTGGATGCGGTTCGCCTGTTTTCCATTGAAAAGGAAGAACCGGAATGGATGCGCACGAAACGATTGGAATGGCTAGAAAAATACGAAGAGCAGGCTTTCCCATTGATGGAACGCATCAGCTACCACCGTTGGCCGCTCCTTGACACAACCATCTCTGCCGGTGCATACGGCGAGGAATTGGTTAATAGCCAAGGTCTCCAATACGACTTGGGCGACACACCGAAAATCGTACAATACGGAAATGTGACGCTGATGGAGCAATTGCCACAGCATTTGATTGATCAAGGTGTCATTTTTACCGACTTATATACAGCCGCTCAGGATTATCCTGAATTGGTCCAAGAATACTACATGACGATAGCCGTGAAGCCGGAAGAAGACCGTTTCACCGCTTTCCACACAGCTTTCATGAACAGCGGCGTCTTCCTTTATGTGCCGAAGAACGTCGTCATCGAAGAGCCGTTGGAAGCTCTGTTCATCCAGAATTCCCACGTGAAGGAAAGCTTCGTCAAACACGTGCTTCTGGTCGCTGACGTGAACAGCTCAGTCAAATATGTCGAGCGCTACGAAACCGAAGGCAACGAAAAGAACAGCGCCAACATCATCGTTGAAGTCATCACGAAAACGGGTGCGCAAGTCAAATTTTCTGCAGTCGACACCATGGGCGAAAACACATCCGTCTACATCAACCGCCGCGGACACCTATTGAAGGATTCTTCCATCGATTGGGCAATCGGCGTCATGAACGACGGCAATGTCATCTCCGATTTCGATTCCGATCTGATCGGCGACGGTTCCCACAGCGAAATCAAAGTCGTGGCTGTTTCCACAGGCAGACAAGTGCAGGGCATCGATACCCGCGTTACGAACTACGGCAAGCACTCGATCGGCCATATCCTGCAGCATGGGGTCATCATGGACCGTTCGACCTTGACCTTCAATGGCATCGGCCACATCATCAAAGGCGCGAAGGGCGCTGACGCGCAGCAAGAAAGCCGCGTGCTGATGCTGTCCGATAACGCGAGAGGGGATGCGAACCCGATCCTGTTGATCGACGAGAACGACGTCACAGCCGGCCATGCCGCCAGCGTCGGCCGCGTCGATCCTGAAGAAATGTTCTATCTCCTTTCCCGCGGTATCCCTAAGGCAGAAGCCGAACGTCTGGTCATCCGCGGATTCCTGGGTACGGTCATCGCGGCCATCCCGGTCAAAGAAATCCGTGAAGGCCTTGTAGAGATGATCGAAAGGAAGTTGATGAAACTTTGA
- the sufC gene encoding Fe-S cluster assembly ATPase SufC: MSTLEIIDLHVSIEDKQILKGVNLVMNTGEIHAIMGPNGTGKSTLSQAIMGHPSYTITQGQVLLDGQDVTEMEVDERARAGLFLAMQYPSEIAGITNAEFMRAAINARRPEDDKISVMNFIKKLDEKMEILNMPEEMAERYLNEGFSGGEKKRNEILQLMMIEPKFAILDEIDSGLDIDALKVVSKGVNLMSGPDFGVLIITHYQRLLNYVHPTFVHVMMDGRIVKSGDASLAKRLEAEGYRGIRDELGLDIHLDEE, encoded by the coding sequence ATGTCTACTTTAGAAATAATAGATCTGCATGTCTCCATTGAGGATAAACAAATTTTGAAGGGTGTAAACCTGGTGATGAACACCGGTGAAATCCATGCCATCATGGGGCCAAACGGTACAGGTAAATCGACTCTGTCACAAGCAATCATGGGTCACCCGAGCTACACGATCACGCAAGGCCAAGTTCTCTTGGACGGCCAAGATGTGACCGAAATGGAAGTCGACGAACGCGCACGCGCAGGCCTATTCCTGGCGATGCAATATCCGAGCGAAATCGCCGGCATCACAAACGCTGAATTCATGCGCGCGGCCATCAATGCCCGCCGCCCGGAAGACGACAAAATTTCGGTCATGAACTTCATCAAAAAGTTGGACGAAAAAATGGAAATCCTGAACATGCCTGAAGAAATGGCTGAACGCTATTTGAACGAAGGCTTCTCAGGCGGAGAAAAGAAACGCAACGAAATCCTGCAATTGATGATGATCGAACCGAAATTCGCGATCCTTGACGAAATCGACTCCGGTTTGGATATCGATGCTTTGAAAGTCGTTTCCAAAGGCGTGAACCTGATGTCCGGTCCTGACTTTGGCGTCCTGATCATCACCCATTACCAACGTCTCTTGAATTATGTACACCCTACATTCGTCCATGTCATGATGGACGGCCGCATCGTGAAATCCGGTGACGCCAGCTTGGCGAAACGTCTGGAAGCGGAAGGCTACCGCGGCATCCGCGACGAATTAGGTCTAGATATCCATTTGGATGAAGAATAG